A part of Anolis sagrei isolate rAnoSag1 chromosome 3, rAnoSag1.mat, whole genome shotgun sequence genomic DNA contains:
- the LOC132769981 gene encoding acetylserotonin O-methyltransferase-like produces MDCDEEMVKTLFQYQHGFVISKVLFTACELGVFDLLLESKELLTSAVIAERLGTSHMGMQRMLEVCVGLKLLKMERKDNKGLYGNTDFANLCLAKSSPKSQYQYIKFLSEFGYSNIQYLTKAVREGNNQNQTVFGTSEKDLYKNLSRSEEEWQRFSSAMDDAWSLFGQEVISAFDLSCLHVVCDLGGGSGYFAKIYASLYPNSTVTIFDLPEVVERGKKHFVSSEEHQITFQSGDFLNDPIPEADLYILCRILHCLDDEKCVALLTKLHKACKPGGGVLVVEQLLNEDRSGPLSASLYSLLMLVFLEGKERTASEYNALLHGAGFKDVQFKKRRYFGVVYGRK; encoded by the exons ATGGATTGTGATGAAGAAATGGTTAAAACTTTATTTCAGTATCAACATGGATTTGTTATTTCAAAG GTTTTGTTTACTGCCTGTGAGTTGGGAGTATTTGACCTGCTTTTGGAGTCAAAAGAGCTCCTGACTTCAGCAGTTATTGCTGAACGCTTGGGCACCAGTCACATGGGAATGCAAAGGATGCTGGAGGTCTGTGTGGGATTAAAGTTACTAAAAATGGAGAGGAAGGACAACAAAG gtCTTTATGGAAACACAGACTTTGCCAACCTCTGCCTTGCTAAATCAAGCCCAAAATCCCAGTATCAATACATTAAGTTTTTATCTGAGTTCGGCTATTCAAATATTCAGTACTTGACAAAGGCTGTAAG GGAAGGAAATAATCAGAATCAAACAGTATTTGGCACTTCAGAAAAAGATCTTTACAAGAACCTTTCCAG GTCAGAGGAAGAGTGGCAAAGATTCTCCAGTGCCATGGATGATGCCTGGAGTCTGTTTGGGCAGGAAGTAATATCCGCCTTTGATCTTTCTTGTCTCCATGTCGTTTGTGATCTGGGAG gaGGCAGTGGCTACTTTGCCAAAATATATGCTTCATTGTACCCAAATTCTACTGTGACCATTTTTGACTTGCCTGAAGTtgtggaaagaggaaagaagcatTTTGTGTCTTCAGAGGAACACCAGATTACTTTCCAGAGTG GTGATTTTTTAAACGATCCCATTCCTGAAGCTGATCTGTATATATTGTGTAGAATTCTCCattgcttggatgatgagaagtgTGTAGCTCTGCTAACTAAACTACACAAGGCTTGTAAACCTG GTGGTGGTGTTTTAGTAGTGGAGCAGCTTCTTAATGAAGACAGAAGTGGGCCCTTATCAGCCAGTCTCTACTCCTTATTGATGTTGGTTTTCCTTGAAGGAAAAGAACGGACCGCATCCGAGTACAATGCACTCCTACATGGAGCTGGCTTCAAGGATGTTCAGTTCAAGAAAAGAAGATATTTTGGTGTTGTttatggaagaaaataa